A single Spiroplasma floricola 23-6 DNA region contains:
- a CDS encoding alpha-ketoacid dehydrogenase subunit beta: MKVLNNVKAVSEALEVAMEKWDDVVVYGEDAGYEGGVFRATEGLQAKFGEKRCFDAPISEAVFAGVAIGMAINKMKPVVELQFEGLGWPSLQNILGHMGRMRNRTRGKYPTPVVIRMPMGGGIRALELHSEAMEAMYAHTPGIKVVCPSTPYDTKGLLLAAIESPDPVIVFEPTKLYRAFKQEVPEGFYTVEIGKAFKIQEGNDLTVVTYGAQTVDCQKAIDELESKNPDITIELIDLRSIQPWDKEMIFESVKKTGRLLVVHEAIRSFSVSSEIIASVNEECFEYLKAPSMRCTGYDIVIPFDSGEAYHQPHPKKILVKMEEILNYKF; the protein is encoded by the coding sequence ATGAAAGTTTTAAATAACGTTAAAGCCGTTTCAGAAGCACTTGAAGTTGCAATGGAAAAATGAGACGATGTTGTGGTTTATGGAGAAGATGCAGGTTATGAAGGTGGAGTTTTTAGAGCCACTGAAGGATTACAAGCTAAATTTGGAGAAAAAAGATGTTTTGACGCTCCAATCTCTGAAGCAGTATTTGCTGGAGTTGCAATAGGTATGGCTATTAATAAAATGAAACCAGTTGTGGAATTACAATTTGAAGGTTTAGGATGACCATCATTGCAAAATATTTTAGGACATATGGGTAGAATGAGAAACAGAACAAGAGGAAAATATCCTACACCAGTTGTTATAAGAATGCCAATGGGTGGGGGAATTAGAGCTCTTGAATTACACTCTGAGGCAATGGAAGCAATGTATGCACATACACCAGGGATTAAAGTTGTTTGTCCTTCAACACCATACGATACAAAAGGTTTATTATTAGCAGCAATTGAATCACCAGATCCAGTTATTGTATTTGAACCAACAAAATTATATAGAGCTTTCAAACAAGAAGTTCCTGAAGGATTCTATACAGTTGAAATAGGAAAAGCTTTTAAAATTCAAGAAGGAAATGACTTAACAGTTGTGACTTATGGAGCACAAACTGTTGATTGTCAAAAAGCTATTGATGAATTAGAATCTAAAAATCCAGATATCACAATTGAATTAATCGATTTACGTTCAATTCAACCATGAGATAAAGAAATGATTTTCGAATCAGTTAAAAAAACTGGAAGATTATTAGTTGTACATGAAGCAATTAGATCATTTTCAGTTTCATCAGAAATTATTGCATCAGTAAATGAAGAGTGTTTTGAATACTTAAAGGCTCCTTCAATGAGATGCACAGGTTATGATATTGTTATTCCTTTTGATTCAGGTGAAGCTTATCACCAACCTCATCCAAAAAAAATATTAGTTAAAATGGAAGAAATTTTAAATTATAAATTTTAA
- the guaA gene encoding glutamine-hydrolyzing GMP synthase encodes MSKTQILILDFGSQYTQLLARRVRHLNVYAEVIPFDKTKEELQKEYTNLKAIIFSGGPSSVYLSEAYTVDKALFDLNVPILGVCYGMQLITEMFEGKVELASSQEFGKAQLFIDDLKTPLFKNVKNNSQVWMSHADHLTQMPKGFKQIAHSDSSVAGIANEEKKIYGIQFHAEVTHSEQGIQMLENFLFDISKCQKDWEMKEFIKEKIAEIKEIVGEEQVILGLSGGVDSSVAAVLISKAIGKQLTCILVDTGLLRKNEAQKVMDLYNKEFDMNIKLIDAGETFYNALKGETDPENKRKIIGRKFIEVFSDQAREMQGAKFLAQGTIYPDVIESSSHGHVSKTIKSHHNVGGLPEDLKFELLEPLRTLFKDEVRAVGKELGIPDLMINRHPFPGPGLGVRVIGEVTKEKCDILREADDIFINNLIEANLYNEVSQAFVTLLPVKTVGVMGDNRTYDYVVALRSVNTIDFMTASSSHLPWEFLDKTVNEIINKVDGVNRVVYDITSKPPGTIEWE; translated from the coding sequence ATGTCAAAAACACAAATACTTATTTTAGATTTTGGAAGTCAATATACTCAATTGCTTGCAAGAAGAGTTAGACATTTAAATGTATATGCAGAAGTAATTCCTTTTGATAAAACAAAAGAAGAATTACAAAAAGAATATACAAATTTAAAAGCAATTATATTTTCAGGAGGACCAAGTAGTGTATATTTAAGTGAAGCATATACTGTTGATAAAGCATTATTTGATTTAAATGTTCCAATACTTGGTGTTTGCTATGGTATGCAACTTATAACTGAAATGTTTGAAGGAAAAGTTGAACTTGCTTCTTCACAAGAATTTGGTAAAGCACAATTATTTATAGATGATTTAAAAACTCCTCTATTTAAAAATGTAAAAAACAACTCACAAGTTTGAATGAGTCATGCAGATCATTTAACACAAATGCCAAAAGGTTTTAAACAAATAGCTCATTCAGATTCATCTGTTGCGGGAATTGCAAATGAAGAGAAAAAAATTTATGGGATTCAATTTCATGCAGAAGTAACTCATTCAGAACAAGGTATTCAAATGCTAGAAAACTTCTTATTTGATATTTCAAAATGTCAAAAAGATTGAGAAATGAAAGAATTTATTAAAGAAAAAATTGCAGAAATTAAAGAAATAGTTGGTGAAGAACAAGTCATTCTTGGATTATCAGGGGGAGTTGACTCTTCTGTAGCTGCTGTTTTAATTTCAAAAGCAATTGGAAAACAATTAACATGTATTTTAGTTGATACAGGTTTGTTAAGAAAAAATGAAGCACAAAAAGTTATGGACTTGTACAATAAAGAATTTGATATGAATATTAAATTGATTGATGCAGGAGAAACTTTCTATAATGCTTTAAAAGGAGAAACAGATCCTGAAAATAAGAGAAAAATTATAGGACGCAAATTTATTGAGGTATTCAGTGATCAAGCAAGAGAAATGCAAGGGGCTAAATTTTTAGCACAAGGTACTATCTATCCTGATGTTATTGAATCTTCAAGTCATGGTCATGTTTCAAAAACAATTAAATCACATCACAATGTTGGAGGCTTACCAGAAGATTTAAAATTTGAATTACTAGAGCCATTAAGAACATTATTCAAAGATGAAGTTAGAGCTGTAGGAAAAGAATTAGGTATTCCTGATTTAATGATTAATCGTCATCCATTTCCTGGCCCTGGTCTTGGAGTAAGAGTTATTGGAGAAGTAACAAAAGAAAAATGTGATATTTTAAGAGAAGCTGATGATATTTTCATAAATAATTTAATTGAAGCTAATTTATATAATGAAGTTTCACAAGCATTTGTTACATTACTTCCTGTAAAAACAGTTGGAGTAATGGGAGACAATAGAACTTATGATTATGTAGTTGCTTTAAGATCTGTAAATACAATTGATTTTATGACAGCTTCAAGTAGTCATTTACCTTGAGAATTTTTAGATAAAACTGTCAATGAAATTATTAATAAAGTTGATGGTGTTAACAGAGTGGTTTATGATATTACTTCAAAACCTCCAGGTACAATTGAATGAGAATAG
- a CDS encoding dihydrolipoamide acetyltransferase family protein: protein MFKVKFADIGEGLTEGTVTEVLVKVGDKVKMGDSLFNVETDKVTSDIYAPTDGTVAKILISPNQEIKVGDIVVEIDDGKGDAPQEAKAEPVEENASVVGATPVSNEVISRAAREVAPKQEISSQPSIIDNSNVDVKASPLARKMAAVMGVDLSKVSPSGPNGRILVADVQSFSATPQPSTVSAPIASASKGTAIDYSNPLISVPEINEPLTFESKPWNPIRKATVKAMTTAHEKVAGFTGLRNLDITELVNIRNQLKGHADSLRVKLTYLAFIIKASANALKDMPNLNVRIDEENKATKFAQQINIGMACDTPDGLMVPVIKGADKLSVLQIAVKINDLATKARAKKLAPSEMSGATFTVTNFGAVGLDYATPIVNFPESAILGVGTITKAPGVVKDEIEIRDYMPFSITADHKVIDGADAGRFLTRIAYYLQNPAILLV from the coding sequence ATGTTTAAAGTAAAATTCGCAGACATTGGAGAAGGTTTAACAGAAGGAACAGTTACTGAAGTTTTAGTTAAAGTTGGAGATAAAGTTAAAATGGGAGACTCTTTATTTAACGTTGAAACTGACAAAGTTACTTCAGATATTTATGCACCAACAGATGGTACAGTAGCAAAAATTTTAATTTCACCAAATCAAGAAATTAAAGTTGGAGATATAGTTGTAGAAATAGATGATGGTAAAGGTGATGCTCCACAAGAAGCAAAAGCTGAACCAGTTGAAGAAAATGCATCAGTTGTTGGTGCAACACCAGTTTCTAATGAAGTTATCTCAAGAGCAGCTAGAGAGGTTGCACCAAAACAAGAGATTTCATCTCAACCAAGTATTATTGATAATAGCAATGTTGATGTTAAAGCATCACCATTAGCAAGAAAAATGGCAGCAGTTATGGGAGTGGATTTATCAAAAGTTAGTCCATCTGGACCAAATGGAAGAATATTAGTTGCAGATGTTCAATCATTTTCAGCAACACCACAACCAAGTACAGTTTCAGCACCAATTGCAAGTGCTTCAAAAGGAACTGCAATTGATTATTCAAACCCATTAATTTCAGTTCCTGAAATTAATGAACCATTAACATTTGAATCAAAACCATGAAATCCTATTAGAAAAGCAACTGTAAAAGCAATGACAACAGCTCATGAAAAAGTTGCAGGATTTACAGGATTGAGAAATCTAGATATTACTGAATTAGTAAATATTAGAAATCAATTAAAAGGTCATGCAGATTCATTAAGGGTTAAATTGACTTATTTAGCATTTATTATTAAAGCTAGTGCAAATGCTTTAAAAGATATGCCAAATTTAAATGTAAGAATTGATGAAGAAAATAAAGCAACAAAATTTGCACAACAAATTAATATTGGTATGGCATGTGATACACCAGATGGTTTAATGGTTCCTGTAATTAAAGGAGCAGATAAATTAAGTGTTTTACAAATTGCTGTAAAAATTAATGATCTTGCAACAAAAGCAAGAGCTAAAAAATTAGCACCAAGTGAAATGAGTGGAGCTACTTTTACTGTTACAAACTTTGGTGCTGTAGGTTTAGATTATGCAACACCAATTGTTAACTTCCCTGAATCAGCAATTTTAGGAGTTGGAACAATAACAAAAGCTCCTGGAGTTGTTAAAGATGAAATTGAAATTAGAGATTATATGCCATTCTCAATTACTGCAGATCATAAAGTAATTGATGGTGCTGATGCAGGAAGATTCTTAACAAGAATCGCGTATTATTTACAAAATCCTGCAATTCTATTGGTTTAG
- the lpdA gene encoding dihydrolipoyl dehydrogenase has product MFKVKFADIGEGLTEGTVTEVLVKVGDKVKMGDSLFNVETDKVTSDIYAPTDGTVAKILISPNQEIKVGDIVVEIDDGKGDAPQEAKAEPVEENASVVGATPVSNDLLSRGRTRAVPPKKSPVETIVNAVNNVNMSGLVKGKGGALRPAPKFTPKNPEDHFDVIVVGAGVGGYVSAIKCAQLGLKTLIVEKGNYGGVCLNIGCIPTKTLLKSAYLYEQITKRADKYGIQVDVSGVKADWKAIQARKDDVVGKLTTGVKGLLKKNKVTSVEGFAKALDKNTVEVNNKKYTCDNMIIATGSVPNHFNLPGAKEAMESGFLIDSTGALSLPKIPKELVIIGGGVIGIEFACVYKRLGTKVTVLQFLPTILEMLDSDVSKEMTKELISRGNLEIIYGVNTKSFGKKEVVYEKDGKEYKIKADYCLQSVGRKVVTEGFTNINLEMNERGHINVNEYCETNIDGVYSIGDVTGKMMLAHVASHQGIIAANRIARRLGNEHAEDISMNFDRVPSCIYTYPEVAAVGKTEDELKKAGTEYQVYKFPFAAIGKALADGNTGGFVKLICEPKFKQVLGCHIISNTATDMISEITTVMQSEATITEIARSIHPHPSLSEAIGEAAEALETGKPINF; this is encoded by the coding sequence ATGTTTAAAGTAAAATTCGCAGACATCGGAGAAGGTTTAACAGAAGGAACAGTTACTGAAGTTTTAGTTAAAGTTGGGGACAAAGTTAAAATGGGAGACTCTTTATTTAACGTTGAAACTGACAAAGTTACTTCAGATATTTATGCACCAACAGATGGTACAGTAGCAAAAATTTTAATTTCACCAAATCAAGAAATTAAAGTTGGAGATATAGTTGTAGAAATAGATGATGGTAAAGGTGATGCTCCACAAGAAGCAAAAGCTGAACCAGTTGAAGAAAATGCATCAGTTGTTGGTGCAACACCAGTATCAAATGATTTACTTTCAAGAGGAAGAACAAGAGCAGTTCCTCCCAAAAAATCACCAGTAGAGACAATTGTTAATGCTGTAAATAATGTAAATATGTCAGGGCTTGTAAAAGGCAAAGGTGGAGCTTTAAGACCAGCACCAAAATTTACACCAAAAAATCCAGAAGATCATTTTGATGTTATTGTTGTGGGAGCTGGAGTTGGAGGTTATGTCTCTGCTATTAAGTGTGCTCAATTAGGTTTAAAAACTTTAATTGTAGAAAAAGGAAATTATGGGGGAGTTTGTCTAAATATTGGATGTATTCCAACTAAAACTTTATTAAAATCAGCATATTTATATGAACAAATTACAAAACGTGCAGACAAGTATGGTATTCAAGTTGATGTTAGTGGAGTAAAAGCAGATTGAAAAGCAATTCAAGCAAGAAAAGATGATGTTGTTGGAAAATTAACAACAGGTGTAAAAGGTTTATTGAAAAAAAATAAAGTTACATCAGTTGAAGGTTTTGCAAAAGCATTAGATAAAAACACAGTTGAAGTAAATAATAAAAAATATACTTGTGACAATATGATTATTGCAACAGGAAGTGTACCAAATCACTTTAATTTACCAGGAGCAAAAGAAGCTATGGAATCAGGATTCTTAATTGATTCAACAGGAGCTTTATCTCTTCCAAAAATTCCAAAAGAATTAGTAATTATTGGTGGAGGAGTTATTGGTATTGAGTTTGCTTGTGTATATAAAAGATTAGGAACAAAAGTTACTGTTCTGCAATTTTTACCAACCATTTTAGAAATGTTAGATAGTGATGTTTCAAAAGAAATGACAAAAGAGTTAATCTCTAGAGGAAACTTAGAGATTATTTATGGAGTAAACACAAAGTCATTTGGTAAAAAAGAAGTAGTTTATGAAAAAGATGGTAAAGAATATAAAATTAAAGCTGATTATTGTTTACAATCAGTGGGACGTAAAGTTGTAACAGAGGGATTTACAAATATTAATTTAGAAATGAATGAACGTGGACATATTAATGTAAATGAATACTGTGAAACAAATATTGATGGAGTATATTCAATTGGTGATGTTACAGGAAAAATGATGTTAGCACATGTTGCATCTCATCAAGGTATCATTGCTGCAAATAGAATAGCAAGAAGATTGGGAAACGAACACGCTGAAGATATATCTATGAATTTTGACAGAGTACCAAGTTGTATTTATACTTATCCAGAAGTTGCTGCTGTTGGTAAAACAGAAGATGAACTTAAAAAAGCAGGAACTGAATATCAAGTCTATAAATTTCCATTTGCTGCAATTGGTAAAGCACTTGCTGATGGAAATACAGGAGGTTTTGTTAAATTAATTTGTGAACCTAAATTCAAACAAGTTTTAGGTTGTCATATTATTTCTAATACAGCAACTGATATGATTTCAGAAATAACTACTGTTATGCAATCGGAAGCTACAATAACTGAAATAGCAAGATCAATTCACCCTCACCCTTCATTAAGTGAGGCAATTGGAGAAGCAGCTGAGGCATTAGAAACAGGAAAACCAATTAACTTTTAA
- the alaS gene encoding alanine--tRNA ligase: MKKLSANEIRKMWLDFFKSKDHYFLEPVSLVPVEDPSLLWINSGVATLKPYFDGRMNPPSPRLTNSQKSIRTNDIENVGVTARHQTMFEMLGNFSIGDYFKKEAIEFAWELLTSPKWFAINPELLYITVFNEDKEAYDVWTRTIGIKEDHIFKGSRDTNFWDVGQGPCGPNTEIFFDRGEKWDTEKIGSRLLKDDIENDRYIEIWNIVFSQFNNDGNNNYIELPRKNIDTGAGFERLVSIFQDAPTNFETDIFFPTIKEVEKICNSKFKYSIENYYNENKEQTKINTAFKVIADHVRAVVFAISDGVFPGNKDRGYIIRRLIRRSSVYGRKLGIQDAFLYKLVDKVIEAMQEFYPYLIEKAQSVKEIIKQEELRFLKTLSKGYEHLENIVKNENKVSAKNALLLFESFGFPIELTSEIASESNVEVDLKGYEALLEQTKELARNSRKNDKAWNKQSAILTGLNVESEFVGYELEECESTINFIFEDEKSLEIAKDKVVFVTLTKTPFYAEKGGQAADNGYLIDEQENRHLVLDVQSGPNGQHIHKVQVNGTLKVGDLIKAEINSEKRFYTMKNHSGTHILQAGIQEVLGKEALQSGSYNDENGLRIDISYNRLPTQEEIDKIHLAINREIKNCIPREIIYCSLQEAIEKHNALALFTEKYGGTVRIIKFGKFSCELCGGTHVENTKDIEDLLITNVESKGSGVFRYHAVTSHKEVANYLNEQFRKQKSEISSLIDKFNNFKLKVKNQEIEQEINAITSMQVTKPNLILIKQKVNDLKNTFKLYQKEVEDLLIEENLAKYSNIEPTKKENINLIDIEINDLEMKELKVLSDKMQNKYDNLIIKFANTKDKVFIVSVSESISNDNKAIDLFKNNGKYEVKGGGNNTFAQGKIV, from the coding sequence ATGAAAAAACTTTCTGCAAATGAAATTAGAAAAATGTGATTAGATTTTTTCAAATCTAAGGATCATTATTTTTTAGAACCTGTAAGTTTAGTTCCTGTTGAAGATCCAAGTTTATTGTGAATTAACTCAGGAGTGGCTACATTAAAACCTTATTTTGATGGGAGAATGAATCCTCCTTCACCAAGATTAACTAATTCACAAAAATCAATTAGAACAAATGATATTGAAAATGTTGGAGTTACAGCTCGTCATCAAACTATGTTTGAAATGCTAGGAAATTTTTCAATTGGTGATTACTTTAAGAAAGAAGCAATTGAGTTTGCTTGAGAGCTTTTAACATCTCCAAAATGATTTGCTATTAATCCTGAACTTTTATACATAACTGTTTTTAATGAAGACAAAGAAGCCTATGATGTTTGAACAAGAACTATAGGTATTAAAGAAGATCATATTTTCAAAGGTTCTAGAGATACAAACTTTTGAGATGTAGGACAAGGGCCTTGCGGACCAAATACTGAAATTTTCTTTGATCGTGGTGAAAAATGAGACACAGAAAAAATAGGTTCTAGACTTTTAAAAGATGATATTGAAAATGATCGCTACATTGAGATTTGAAATATAGTTTTTTCACAATTTAATAATGACGGAAATAATAATTATATTGAATTGCCAAGAAAGAATATAGATACTGGTGCTGGATTTGAAAGACTAGTTTCAATATTTCAAGATGCTCCTACAAACTTTGAAACAGATATATTTTTTCCAACTATAAAAGAAGTAGAAAAGATATGTAACTCAAAATTTAAATACTCTATTGAAAATTATTATAATGAAAATAAAGAACAAACTAAAATTAATACAGCTTTTAAAGTTATTGCAGATCATGTAAGAGCTGTAGTCTTTGCAATAAGTGATGGAGTATTTCCTGGGAATAAAGATAGAGGATATATTATTAGAAGACTTATAAGAAGAAGCTCAGTGTATGGAAGAAAACTTGGAATTCAAGATGCTTTTTTATACAAATTAGTTGATAAAGTTATTGAAGCAATGCAAGAATTTTATCCTTATTTAATTGAAAAAGCACAATCAGTTAAAGAAATAATTAAACAAGAAGAGTTAAGATTTTTGAAAACACTTTCAAAAGGTTATGAGCATTTAGAAAATATAGTTAAAAATGAAAATAAAGTAAGTGCCAAAAATGCTTTATTATTATTTGAATCTTTTGGTTTTCCAATTGAATTAACTTCAGAAATAGCAAGTGAATCAAATGTAGAAGTTGATTTAAAGGGCTATGAAGCTCTATTAGAACAAACAAAAGAGTTAGCTAGAAATTCTAGAAAGAATGATAAGGCATGAAATAAACAATCTGCTATTTTAACTGGATTAAATGTTGAAAGTGAATTTGTAGGTTATGAATTAGAAGAATGTGAATCTACTATTAACTTTATTTTTGAAGATGAAAAATCTCTTGAAATTGCAAAAGATAAAGTAGTTTTTGTTACTTTAACAAAAACACCCTTTTATGCAGAAAAAGGTGGACAAGCAGCAGATAATGGTTATTTAATCGATGAACAAGAAAATCGTCATTTAGTACTTGATGTTCAATCAGGGCCAAATGGTCAACATATTCACAAAGTTCAAGTCAATGGAACTTTAAAAGTTGGGGATTTAATTAAAGCTGAAATTAATAGTGAAAAACGTTTTTATACTATGAAAAATCATTCAGGAACTCATATATTACAAGCAGGTATTCAAGAAGTCTTAGGAAAAGAAGCATTGCAAAGCGGTAGTTATAATGATGAAAATGGATTAAGAATTGATATTTCTTACAATAGATTACCAACTCAAGAAGAAATAGATAAGATTCACTTAGCTATAAACAGAGAAATAAAAAACTGTATACCAAGAGAAATCATTTACTGTTCATTACAAGAAGCAATTGAAAAACATAATGCTTTAGCATTATTTACAGAAAAATATGGTGGAACAGTTAGAATAATTAAATTTGGAAAATTTTCATGTGAACTTTGTGGAGGAACTCATGTTGAAAATACCAAAGATATTGAAGACTTATTAATTACTAATGTGGAATCAAAAGGTAGTGGAGTTTTTAGATATCACGCAGTAACAAGTCATAAAGAAGTTGCAAATTATTTAAATGAACAATTCAGAAAACAAAAATCTGAAATATCTTCATTAATTGATAAGTTCAATAATTTTAAATTAAAAGTTAAAAATCAAGAAATTGAACAAGAAATAAATGCAATTACTTCTATGCAAGTAACTAAACCTAATTTGATTTTAATAAAACAAAAAGTAAATGATCTAAAAAATACATTTAAACTTTATCAAAAGGAAGTAGAAGATTTGCTAATTGAAGAGAATTTAGCAAAATATTCAAATATTGAACCAACTAAAAAAGAAAATATAAATTTAATTGATATTGAAATAAATGATCTTGAAATGAAAGAATTAAAAGTTCTTTCAGATAAAATGCAAAATAAATATGATAATTTAATTATTAAATTTGCAAATACAAAAGATAAAGTATTTATAGTATCAGTAAGTGAAAGTATTTCAAATGATAACAAAGCAATAGATCTATTTAAAAATAATGGCAAATATGAAGTTAAAGGTGGAGGAAATAATACCTTTGCTCAAGGAAAAATAGTTTAA
- the guaB gene encoding IMP dehydrogenase translates to MSRNDLNGKIINEGITFDDVLLVPGYSEVLPSEVKLKTKLTKNIELNIPLISAAMDTVTEARLAIEMARAGGIGVIHKNLTIEEQVLEVQKVKRNESGFITDPITISKDTTVEEANKIMGTYKISGLPVVDDNQKLIGIVTNRDLKYFEDFHAQVDLVMTKKNLITGNPSTTLEQAKAILLKNRIEKLPIVDKNNILVGLITTKDIDKAIDHPNACKDLKGRLRVGAAVGVGSDSIERVDALVKAQVDVIVIDSAHGHSKGILEVIKKIRAKYKNLDIIAGNICTAEGAKALYEAGANAVKVGVGPGSICTTRVVAGVGVPQITAISEVFNWAQDKDLTIIADGGIKYSGDIVKALAGGAHSVMMGSIFAGTEESPGEEIIANGKKYKTYVGMGSLAAMKRGSSDRYFQKGAKKLVPEGIEARVPFKGKIKDVIFQLMGGLKSGMGYTGSETIEHLRLNTKFVKITNASLKESHPHDVELTKEAPNYNK, encoded by the coding sequence ATGAGTAGAAATGATTTAAATGGAAAAATAATTAATGAGGGAATCACTTTTGATGATGTTTTATTAGTTCCTGGATACTCTGAAGTTTTACCAAGCGAAGTTAAATTAAAAACAAAATTAACTAAAAATATTGAACTTAATATTCCTTTAATAAGTGCTGCTATGGATACTGTAACAGAAGCAAGATTGGCAATTGAAATGGCAAGAGCTGGAGGTATTGGAGTTATCCATAAAAATTTAACTATTGAAGAACAAGTATTAGAAGTTCAAAAAGTTAAAAGAAATGAATCAGGATTTATAACTGATCCAATTACAATTTCAAAAGATACAACAGTTGAAGAAGCAAATAAAATAATGGGAACTTATAAAATCTCTGGTTTACCTGTAGTTGATGATAATCAAAAATTAATAGGAATTGTTACAAACAGAGACTTAAAATATTTTGAAGATTTCCATGCACAAGTTGATTTAGTTATGACTAAAAAAAATTTAATAACAGGAAATCCTTCAACTACATTAGAACAAGCTAAAGCAATTTTATTAAAGAACAGAATTGAAAAATTACCAATTGTTGATAAAAACAATATTTTAGTAGGTTTAATAACTACAAAAGACATTGATAAAGCAATTGATCATCCAAATGCATGCAAAGATTTAAAAGGAAGATTAAGAGTTGGAGCAGCAGTGGGAGTTGGATCTGATTCTATTGAAAGAGTTGATGCTTTAGTTAAAGCGCAAGTAGATGTTATTGTTATTGATTCAGCTCATGGACATAGTAAAGGTATACTTGAAGTTATTAAAAAAATTAGAGCTAAATATAAAAATCTTGATATTATTGCTGGAAATATTTGTACTGCTGAAGGAGCAAAAGCACTTTATGAAGCAGGAGCAAATGCAGTTAAAGTTGGAGTTGGTCCAGGAAGTATTTGTACAACAAGAGTTGTTGCAGGAGTTGGTGTTCCTCAAATTACAGCAATTAGTGAAGTATTTAACTGAGCACAAGATAAAGATTTAACTATTATAGCTGATGGGGGAATTAAATATTCTGGAGATATTGTAAAAGCACTTGCAGGTGGAGCACACAGTGTCATGATGGGAAGTATTTTTGCAGGTACAGAAGAATCTCCTGGAGAAGAGATTATTGCCAATGGTAAAAAATATAAAACTTATGTTGGTATGGGATCACTTGCAGCAATGAAAAGAGGAAGCAGTGATAGATACTTTCAAAAAGGTGCGAAAAAATTAGTTCCAGAAGGAATCGAAGCAAGAGTTCCTTTTAAAGGAAAAATAAAAGATGTTATTTTTCAATTAATGGGTGGTTTGAAAAGTGGTATGGGTTATACTGGAAGTGAAACTATTGAACATCTTCGTTTAAACACAAAATTTGTAAAAATAACAAATGCTAGTTTAAAAGAAAGTCATCCTCATGATGTTGAACTGACAAAAGAAGCACCAAATTACAATAAATAA